A window of Dehalogenimonas sp. WBC-2 genomic DNA:
CCGCTTCTGCCACTTCGGTGGAAAACTTAATAAAGTGTGTCAAAGGCGCGGGAGTGGAAATAAATGAAATCATCTTTAGTCCTCTGGCCAGCGCTGAGGCGACGCTCTCGACCGATGAAATGCAGAATGGAGTGGTATTAGCTGATATTGGCGGCGGCACCACCGATATTGCCGTATTTAAAGATGGCACTATCATTCACACATCAGTTTTACCTGTGGCGGGTTATCAGATAACCCATGATATCTCTGTAGGTTTAGGTGTCAGTTGGGAATTGGCCGAAGAAATCAAGATGCGCTATGGTTCGGTTTTTCCAGTTGCCGGTGATAATGAACAGATGCTGTCGGAGGGTGGACATTCTTTTCCTCATTCTCAGCTTTCTGAGATTATCCGCTCGCGTGTTGAAGAATTGGTACGCCTGGCACTTATGGAAGTTCCCAGCGAAGACTATCGCAATTTGTTGAGGAGCGGCATGGTTATCACCGGTGGCAGCGCTAACTTACCCGGCCTGACTGAACTTGGTGCTGAGGTGACACGTCTGCCAGTACGCATAGGCATGCCGCCGGCGATGTATGGGGTTTCAGAGCGTTTAGGCGACCCATCATTTGCAACTGCATTGGGTCTGATTATGTGGAAAGCTAATGATCGTACTGAAGTGCCGGTTAAATCCACGTCCGGTGGTATTTCAGATGGTGGAGCCGGGAAACTTTTCGGTCTTTTTAAGAAGAAATAAAATTTATAAAAATAGTAGGAGAGAACATGGCTAAAACTATCTATGTCCCAAGTGGAGCCAGGATTAAAGTAATTGGCTGTGGTGGAGCTGGTTGCAACGCTATCACCCGCATGGTACGCGAGCAAATCAGAGGTGTTGAATTTGTCGCCATGAATACCGATGCACAGGCGTTAGCCATCACAGAGGCTCCGCTGCGGGTGCAACTTGGCGAACGTTGTACCCGGGGTCTTGGTGCCGGGGGTGACAATAAAATGGGCCGAAAGGCTGCCGAAGAAAGCAAGGAAGAGATCAAACAGGTTGTCGGTGAATGTGACATGGTGTTCGTTACCGCAGGTATGGGTGGCGGTACCGGCACCGGCTCAGCTTCAGTTGTTGCTGCTACCGCTAAGGCCTCAGGGGCGCTTACCATTGCTGTTGTTACCAAGCCGTTCAGTTTTGAAGGTACTCACCGCAGTAAAGTAGCCGAAGAAGGCATTGCAGAACTCATGGAATGTGTCGACACCCTGATTCTGATCCCGAATGACAGGTTATTTGAGATCTGTGATCAGAAAACTGGCGTTGACGGTGCTTTCCGCATGGCTGATGAAGTGCTGCATCATGGCGTCCAGGCTATCGCGGAGGTTATCACTGTTCCCGGTATCATCAATCTTGATTTCGCTGATGTGCGTGCGGTGATGAAAGACGCCGGTCCTGCCTGGATGAGTATCGGTCATGGCAAAGGTCAGAGACGGGCTGTCGAAGCCGCCAAACAGGCCTTAACCAGTCCCCTGCTGGATGTCTCCGTTCAGGGCTCCAAGGGTTGTATCTTCAACGTTGTCGGCGATAGTACATTAACACTGTTTGAAGTCAACGAAGCGGCTGATATTATCCGCCAGGCGGTTGATCCTGATGCCAATGTTATTTTCGGTGTTACTGTTGACGACTCAATGCGCGACGAAGTTAGGTTAACCCTTATCGCTACCGGTTTTGCTGACCGGACGACTTCTATCGACGGCCGTGATAAAGAAATTACAAGGCTTTTGCGGAATATAAAAACTGAGAAAGAACTGGAAATACCTGCTTTTCTGCGGCAACGAGGCCTTGTCGGCACCGCCCGCCGGCCTGAACCGGCACGACAGGTTGCCCCGCCCGTTTCACATAGCTACCAAAAGCGTTGGTGATCCCGGTTGTTCCCTTAGACAATGAGGTGGCGGTTGGTTACCGCCACCTCGCCTGGAGAAAAATATGGACTGTGGCATAGACAAAGATGAATTGCGCCAATTTATGCGGCAGTTTGCCGGGGACTATGAAAGCAGAGAGATGTTGCGCCTACTTGGTCGCCACCCGTTTACCCGTTTTAACAGATTGGCACTGGCGGACAGTTTGCGTATGAGGCTGTGTGATGTTGACAGGGCAATCAATCATCTGAAAGATAAAGGGTTGCTGATTACCATAGATGGGCAGAAAACTGCATTATACACTTTAACAGCAGTCGAACCGTGGCACGATATGGTTAGAAAAACGGCAGAACAGGATTATTGCCAATTTCTTCTCGAGGCAAGTTCCATTTAATTATTGATTTTTTCTGCCTCATTGATAAAAGAAAAAGACCGTTGGGACTCCTCCTCCCCCGACGGTCTTTTTCATGGAGAAAGAATATCAAAGATTAGTTTGTAGCCATGAAAAAGGGGGGGCCTTAATTGAAAGGCGCCCCCCTTTTTCAGATCAGTGTACTTAGATCAGTTTGCTAATTGCGGCTCCAAGGATGGCAGCAATGAAAATTATTCCCAGGTTGATCGCTAAAAGTACGGCTACCCATTCACCGGTAGTCAGGCGTTTAATGACCGCCTTGACCAGGGCTTCTTCAGCTAATGCCATAGCTTCTTTGGCAGCGGTACGAGCCGATGCGGCAATATCTGAGGCCCGAGCAGAGGCTTCCTGAGATGATTTAGCTGACTCTTCAGCGGCACGTATTGCCGTAGCAGCTGCGGAGCGGGCTGAGGCGTCGGCATGTTCCGCCCTGGCGCTGGCTTCCTCCGCAATTTTCCGGGCACTGGCGGCAGTAGTTTCTGCGTGTTTAGCTGCGGCATCCGCACGAGCGATGGCCTCGGCAGCTGAACGGGCAGCCTGGTCGGCAGCTTCTTTGGCGGAACGGCCTGCGTCTTCGGTGGCTTTCCTGGCAGCAGCCTCGGCTCTGGCCGCGGCTTCAGCAGCGGCACGAATAGCTTCCTCAGCGGCTGTTTTGGCGGAACGGGAGGCCTCTTCGGCGGTCTTTCTAAAGGCTTCTACTGCAGACTGGGCACCTTTATCTGCCATTTCTGCCTTTTGAGAAGCTTCCTGTGCGCGTCTGGTTGCTTCAGCGGCAGCGTTTTC
This region includes:
- the ftsA gene encoding FtsA (cell division protein FtsA), producing the protein MKKSRLSAIDVGTTKVCTIMADADEAGIRILGVGVTPSRGLQKGMVVNLNEARDAIKRSITMAEQSAGYKVDSAVLSITGRHIHSNNNRGVVSISRKEETVRPADVNRVLEVAKNVTIPGDRRLLHLLPLCYTVDGQEGVKSPVGMHGFKLEVETHMVTASATSVENLIKCVKGAGVEINEIIFSPLASAEATLSTDEMQNGVVLADIGGGTTDIAVFKDGTIIHTSVLPVAGYQITHDISVGLGVSWELAEEIKMRYGSVFPVAGDNEQMLSEGGHSFPHSQLSEIIRSRVEELVRLALMEVPSEDYRNLLRSGMVITGGSANLPGLTELGAEVTRLPVRIGMPPAMYGVSERLGDPSFATALGLIMWKANDRTEVPVKSTSGGISDGGAGKLFGLFKKK
- the ftsZ gene encoding FtsZ (cell division protein FtsZ), whose product is MAKTIYVPSGARIKVIGCGGAGCNAITRMVREQIRGVEFVAMNTDAQALAITEAPLRVQLGERCTRGLGAGGDNKMGRKAAEESKEEIKQVVGECDMVFVTAGMGGGTGTGSASVVAATAKASGALTIAVVTKPFSFEGTHRSKVAEEGIAELMECVDTLILIPNDRLFEICDQKTGVDGAFRMADEVLHHGVQAIAEVITVPGIINLDFADVRAVMKDAGPAWMSIGHGKGQRRAVEAAKQALTSPLLDVSVQGSKGCIFNVVGDSTLTLFEVNEAADIIRQAVDPDANVIFGVTVDDSMRDEVRLTLIATGFADRTTSIDGRDKEITRLLRNIKTEKELEIPAFLRQRGLVGTARRPEPARQVAPPVSHSYQKRW